From the candidate division WOR-3 bacterium genome, one window contains:
- a CDS encoding ROK family protein — MKRKIDLFNFSLGIDIGGTNIKIGLVKNNNKIIKKRIFKNQRDFDNKEFINYLINIIEQFIKGYKINKIGIGIAGYLLYEKGILKFSPNLPRLKNLPLKEIIEKYFQIETFVLNDADAMAIGEYFYHAKRYKNLITITLGTGVGSGIIIDRRLLYNSEFGHTILIPNGYLCSCGKKGCVESYLGSYGMLKIAEDFYKEKVKELTPKKIYERAKKGDKKAIKTIERYSYYLAIALSNLANLFNPEIIILNGGISNMGNLLLKSIKPILKENIFSLPKIKISNLKTLAGIVGAVNFSKF; from the coding sequence ATGAAAAGAAAGATAGACCTATTTAATTTTTCTTTAGGAATAGATATTGGCGGTACTAACATCAAAATTGGTTTGGTAAAAAATAACAATAAGATTATTAAAAAAAGAATTTTTAAAAATCAGAGAGATTTTGATAATAAAGAGTTTATTAACTATTTGATAAATATTATTGAACAATTTATAAAAGGTTATAAGATAAATAAAATTGGAATTGGTATTGCCGGTTATCTTCTTTACGAAAAGGGGATATTAAAATTTTCTCCTAACCTACCAAGGTTAAAAAATCTTCCTTTAAAAGAAATTATCGAAAAATATTTTCAGATAGAAACTTTTGTTTTAAACGATGCTGATGCGATGGCGATTGGCGAATATTTCTATCACGCTAAAAGATATAAAAACTTAATAACAATAACCTTAGGGACTGGCGTTGGCAGCGGGATTATTATCGATCGCCGTCTCCTTTATAACAGCGAATTTGGTCACACCATATTAATTCCTAATGGTTATTTATGTTCTTGTGGTAAAAAGGGGTGTGTTGAAAGTTATTTAGGAAGTTACGGAATGTTAAAAATAGCAGAAGATTTTTATAAAGAAAAAGTTAAAGAATTAACACCAAAAAAGATTTATGAAAGAGCGAAAAAAGGAGATAAAAAAGCGATAAAAACAATTGAGAGGTATTCTTATTATTTGGCAATTGCTTTAAGTAATTTGGCAAACTTATTTAATCCGGAGATAATTATTCTAAATGGCGGAATAAGTAATATGGGTAATCTATTATTAAAATCTATTAAACCAATATTAAAAGAAAATATTTTCTCTTTACCGAAAATAAAAATCTCTAATTTAAAAACTCTTGCCGGAATTGTTGGTGCTGTTAACTTTTCTAAATTTTAA
- a CDS encoding radical SAM protein codes for MPLPLKNEIIYGPVNSKRLGRSLGINIISAKEKICSFNCIYCQYGITKKTSGTFFSTEEIEKALVDFFNNPRSIDYLTFSGNGEPTLHPEFARIVKKVKELRDKYAPSVPIALLSNSSNIINLSYETLEMIDVKIFKLDAGNEELFLKINRPLIKITLEEIVKGLKKVARKFPITIQTMFIIFNNENNYEKKALKDYLFRIKEINPAFIQIYSSDRPVAETNVSPITNEKLKKLEEIIHKKTKVLTRAYLNVPLAVRLGLER; via the coding sequence ATGCCGCTACCTCTGAAAAATGAAATTATTTATGGTCCAGTAAATAGTAAAAGATTAGGCCGGTCTTTAGGAATTAATATTATCTCAGCAAAAGAAAAAATTTGTAGTTTTAATTGTATTTATTGCCAATACGGCATAACAAAAAAAACTTCGGGTACTTTTTTTTCAACCGAAGAGATCGAGAAAGCATTAGTTGATTTTTTTAATAATCCGCGATCGATCGATTACCTAACTTTCTCCGGAAATGGTGAACCTACTTTACATCCCGAGTTTGCTAGAATAGTGAAAAAGGTAAAGGAATTGAGGGATAAATATGCTCCTTCGGTGCCGATCGCTTTGCTTTCCAATTCTTCTAATATTATTAATTTATCTTATGAAACCTTAGAGATGATTGATGTGAAAATCTTTAAATTAGATGCTGGTAATGAAGAACTTTTCTTAAAGATTAATCGGCCATTAATAAAAATTACCCTTGAAGAGATTGTTAAAGGTTTAAAAAAGGTTGCTCGGAAATTTCCTATAACTATTCAAACAATGTTTATTATTTTTAACAATGAGAATAATTACGAGAAAAAGGCATTAAAGGATTATCTTTTTAGAATAAAAGAGATCAATCCGGCATTTATTCAAATCTATTCTTCTGACCGACCGGTTGCTGAGACAAATGTTTCTCCGATTACTAATGAAAAACTAAAAAAGTTAGAAGAGATAATTCATAAAAAGACAAAAGTTTTAACAAGGGCTTATTTAAATGTTCCTTTAGCAGTCAGATTAGGACTGGAAAGATGA
- a CDS encoding mechanosensitive ion channel domain-containing protein yields the protein MAIKRIIVAIFLSLLFIFLSFFLSKLINKTLKQKNIEKRIVRLIDRVIFYAILFIGLLIVLGYLKINITGLIAGAGIIGLTISWALSDIMRNIIAGLLLLIMRPFKIGDKIEIQGLAGIVRSINLRYTLIEKDNGEKILIPNVNTLTNPVIIKETKE from the coding sequence ATGGCAATCAAAAGGATAATTGTTGCGATATTTTTAAGTTTATTATTTATTTTTCTTTCCTTTTTTCTCAGTAAGTTAATAAACAAAACATTAAAACAAAAGAATATAGAAAAACGGATAGTGAGATTAATAGACCGGGTTATATTTTATGCTATCCTTTTTATTGGTTTATTAATAGTTTTAGGATACTTAAAAATAAACATTACCGGTTTAATTGCTGGTGCTGGAATTATTGGTTTAACTATCAGTTGGGCATTAAGCGATATTATGAGAAACATTATTGCTGGTTTACTTTTATTAATTATGCGACCTTTTAAAATTGGTGATAAAATAGAAATTCAGGGTTTAGCGGGAATTGTTAGGAGTATTAATTTGCGATATACTTTGATTGAAAAAGATAACGGCGAAAAGATTTTAATTCCCAATGTAAACACCTTAACCAATCCGGTAATTATAAAAGAAACCAAAGAGTAA
- a CDS encoding GreA/GreB family elongation factor, translating into MKIIEEIKNLIKQKNFPELENFLLNLFSENNDVSGEIILTIIDLLPKSKIDLKLTFLKLAKDHFFSLNRKEDLLKVLKKIFELQPEEELKREISEVLKSIYQGEEERKFLEKSEIFYTDLNNFLKALIRLENFLYRFTPDKIIYYQNVPYQIISYDFLFDQMVLKKIDEEKIIKYPIDFVFNNFSLTREIKEKEKTPNKPTAKKVKNKIEIKEEEVEEIFYSYLEKIDEFVYLLKNRLNLLKEKFKVYQILLRIADLLSLKDRKGHTAFLKKMVFRILEEEEIGEKELENIKERILSLPIFKQNEKEALRIFFEKKEKKVIYHTKEGIERAKIELKILNEKLKKNAEDLQRARSHGDLSENYEYKIAKEERHRLLNWIKQLTEELKISQPIDFTKITAQFVEPGTKVTLRELKSHKEFEYFFLGPFDVRFLNYPKEKNIISYCSPFGAKFLNRKVGEIVEFNNEQYEILKIEKATEEEFQNKDKGLPDNSF; encoded by the coding sequence ATGAAAATTATTGAAGAAATTAAAAATTTAATAAAACAGAAGAATTTTCCTGAACTGGAAAATTTTTTGCTAAACCTTTTTAGCGAAAATAATGATGTTTCTGGCGAAATTATTTTAACAATAATCGATCTTTTGCCCAAATCAAAAATTGATTTAAAATTAACTTTTTTAAAATTAGCCAAAGACCATTTTTTTTCTTTGAATAGAAAAGAGGATTTATTAAAAGTTCTAAAAAAAATATTTGAATTACAGCCAGAAGAAGAATTAAAAAGGGAAATTAGTGAAGTCTTAAAATCGATCTACCAAGGAGAAGAAGAAAGAAAGTTCTTAGAAAAATCCGAAATTTTTTATACCGATTTAAACAACTTTTTAAAAGCCCTCATCCGCTTAGAAAATTTCTTATACCGCTTTACCCCTGATAAAATAATTTATTATCAAAACGTACCCTACCAAATAATCTCTTACGATTTTCTTTTTGACCAAATGGTTTTAAAAAAGATTGACGAAGAAAAAATTATAAAATATCCCATTGATTTTGTTTTTAATAATTTTTCTTTAACCAGGGAAATTAAAGAAAAGGAGAAAACACCCAATAAACCAACAGCGAAAAAGGTTAAAAACAAAATTGAAATTAAGGAAGAGGAGGTTGAAGAAATTTTTTATTCCTATTTAGAAAAGATTGATGAGTTTGTCTATCTGCTAAAAAACCGATTAAATCTTTTAAAAGAGAAATTTAAGGTTTATCAGATTTTATTAAGAATTGCCGATCTCCTTTCACTAAAGGATAGAAAAGGACACACCGCTTTTCTTAAAAAAATGGTCTTCAGAATTTTGGAAGAAGAGGAAATTGGTGAAAAAGAATTAGAAAATATCAAAGAACGAATCCTTTCTTTACCAATTTTTAAACAGAATGAAAAAGAGGCTCTAAGAATTTTCTTTGAAAAAAAGGAAAAGAAAGTAATCTATCATACTAAAGAAGGAATTGAAAGGGCAAAAATCGAATTAAAAATTCTCAACGAAAAATTAAAAAAGAACGCTGAAGATTTACAAAGGGCAAGAAGTCACGGCGATTTGAGTGAAAATTATGAATACAAAATTGCCAAAGAAGAAAGACACCGACTTTTAAATTGGATAAAACAATTAACGGAGGAATTAAAAATCTCCCAACCGATTGATTTCACTAAAATAACTGCTCAATTTGTTGAACCAGGAACTAAGGTGACACTAAGAGAATTAAAAAGCCACAAAGAATTTGAGTATTTTTTTCTTGGTCCCTTTGATGTCCGTTTTCTTAATTATCCAAAAGAAAAAAATATTATCTCTTACTGCTCACCTTTTGGTGCGAAATTTCTTAATAGAAAAGTTGGTGAGATTGTTGAATTTAATAACGAACAATACGAGATTTTAAAGATTGAAAAGGCGACGGAAGAAGAGTTTCAAAACAAAGATAAAGGCTTGCCCGATAATTCTTTTTGA
- a CDS encoding polyprenol monophosphomannose synthase, with product MSKTLIIFPTYNEAENIRDIINAVLNISPDIDVLVIDDNSPDKTYEIVEEMAKENKRINLIKREKKLGLGTAYILGFKYAIEKNYDYCFEMDADFSHNPNDIPRFLALMNEYDLVIGSRYISGISVVNWPLKRLLLSYFANIYARVLTGCPIKDLTSGFKCYKVSALKKIDLNKLKMDGYAFQIEIHWHFWRNNFKIKEIPIIFVERRSGESKMSKRIIGQAFIFVLKLFFRRLFNL from the coding sequence ATGTCGAAAACTTTAATTATTTTTCCTACCTATAATGAAGCCGAAAATATCCGTGATATTATTAATGCGGTATTAAATATTTCACCGGATATTGATGTTTTGGTAATCGATGATAATTCACCGGATAAAACTTATGAAATAGTAGAAGAAATGGCAAAGGAGAATAAAAGAATAAATTTGATAAAAAGAGAAAAAAAATTAGGATTGGGTACGGCTTACATTTTAGGCTTTAAATATGCTATTGAGAAAAATTATGATTACTGTTTTGAAATGGATGCCGATTTTTCTCATAACCCTAATGATATCCCACGGTTTTTAGCATTGATGAATGAATACGATTTGGTTATTGGTTCCCGATATATTTCCGGAATCTCGGTAGTTAATTGGCCATTAAAGAGATTATTATTAAGTTATTTCGCCAATATTTATGCCCGAGTTTTAACTGGTTGTCCGATAAAGGACTTAACAAGTGGTTTTAAATGTTATAAGGTTTCGGCATTAAAGAAGATTGATTTAAATAAGTTAAAAATGGATGGTTATGCCTTTCAGATCGAAATCCATTGGCACTTCTGGCGAAATAATTTTAAGATAAAGGAAATCCCAATTATCTTTGTTGAAAGACGTTCTGGTGAGAGCAAAATGTCAAAAAGAATTATCGGGCAAGCCTTTATCTTTGTTTTGAAACTCTTCTTCCGTCGCCTTTTCAATCTTTAA